Genomic DNA from Parambassis ranga chromosome 5, fParRan2.1, whole genome shotgun sequence:
taatcattgcaGCGTTTCTTTGTTGAGCAGCTGTTTTCACCACTGGAGAGAAAAACTTGCTCTTCAGAGACACATGCAGGTACTTTGAGCCCAGAGAAGACGATACAGCTGTTTCTTTAAGAATGATCATTAGCAAAATCTAGAAAGCCACAAGGACTGATCAATTTAAACAATGTAAAGAGAACCCAAGATGCTGCCAGTAATCAGAATTTTTGTTATAGAAATATAGACGATTTGATCATCGATTTCAAGTTGAAAACACCATATTCTTCTACAGGAGTTGGAGCATCGTGCAGATATTTGTTTTGCAGAGCGACTGCTACCTCTGTGTTTCAAGTTGTGGGTTGAGTTCACACTGCAAAGAAGACTACGTGAACAGAGAAGACACCGAGCTGAAGTCTACAATCGGTGAGTTAACAGAAATTGAAACATGTGACACAATGAGTTTGTCTTTACATGATTTGTTTTGTCAGGCAGCGTCAGTACAGCTGGGTGTTTTACACATGGTGGGGCCGGTCTGAGAAACACAGGGAGGAGATGCTCTCTGAGCGAATGGTATGCAACCTTCAGGCGCAAATTACATTGCTGATTATTGAACCTGTGCAGCCAACACATACCAAAATGACACTATGTTTGCAGGCGATTCTTCACGAGGAGCGTGGCCACATGCAGAGAGCGTGGGCACAATGGAGACTacgcacagagctgcagctcaaagacacagaaaaacaagaggTGTCACACCGTCTGTACCTTCAGAAACTTCTTCACAAGACCATGATTGAGTGGAAGGACAACAGCACTGAGATACGAGACAGGTGACACAAAGTTCTGCTTAGACTGAAGTGTCTGAACTTACAGTGTTGCTGTCTATTAGATtcgttttttgttttatcttaggagaaacagagagctgcaggcCTGTCGTCAGGGTGACCTGCGCTGCCTGAGATCAGCTatagaaaaatggaaaaaggtACTGATTTTCATACTGTCCAGTCTGCACACCATCTGTTTATTGACTTAACACCATGTACAGCAACAGAGCTTTTGGCTGCAGATTAAAAATAACAGTATAGGGCTGGAAACTTGTAAATGTTTACTCAGCAACTCTGCCAatatgacagcagagctgctaaGTGTCAGCACATATGCTGATGGATGACTCTCCTTTTCTCAACATGTTCATTATTATAatcataatgtgtgtgtgtgtctccttggAACGTTCATCACTGGGACATTGttcacagtttgttcagtgtcagagagagaagaagagtaaGCTGGACCAGATGCAGAGTTACCATGAAGCTACACTTCTCAAACAAGCTTTTGTGGGCTGGAAGGTACTTTTAAACATCCATTAGAAGCAACAAAATCACATGATTTCATGTTGTAGGAGTAATAAAAAGAATAAGTCATTATACCTAATGCCTGCTGTATTCTCAGAAACACCATCTTCAGATGTCTCAGATCTATGTCCATGCAGAGGAACTCTACAGGGAGCAAACGCAAAGTTTTCTCAGGTATTAAACAGAAATACATACAGGAACCTCATGTAGACCTTTTCTGCATGTGTATGTCAGCATTGTGAATATCAGTCATGTCTCTACAGGGATGTTGTCACTAAGTGGAGGGAGAACGCAGTACTGCTGGCAAAGGTCCGGGTCTCAGAGGGGCGAGCACAGGAGCACTTTCAGCGTGTCCTTAAACTGAAGGTTGTGAAAATCCATTTTGTGCCTTCACCATTAAAAtcatcacagtttttttttacaatgctTTTACATTTGTAACTGTCTCAGGTGTTTCTGGCTTGGAGTAAAGTAACAGCATGTGCAGTGTCAAAGCGCCACCAGCAGGGGGAAACACTCAGCAGGGCTAGGAGGTCTATACATGAAGGTAAGATGgtgtgtttcagctctgttTCAATACAGTCTACAGCCAGCTTTTCATagtaaatacataaaacagCACATAAAAGATAAACCTGAACTTTTCACAGTATTTGTCACAGATTCTTCAGCTTATTATCCAATGTGATGTCAGAGTTCTTACTCAAGTTTCCCTGCATTGTTCTACACTTACATGAtaggtttttttgtgtgttcagtgCGGCTGTTGCAGGTGTtcagaaaatggaggaaacaaACCAGGGAGgcaaggagggagagaaaatgcATGGAAAAAGCCAGACGACACCATAACTCCAAACTCCTCTCTAACACGCTGAAAGCATGGAACAAGCATCGCTACCTGCACCAAAGGAATAAGGTGGTAACTTCATTGTTCTTTACTATCATATAAAGCCACACTGTTGTGacatgaattattattattttatctcAGGTGATGAAACGCCAAGGGATCTTGTTGCTGAGATTAAAGATGTACCAGACCTACTTTGAACTGTGGAGAGTaaaggtttgttttttcagaGATTCTATGAAAACTGCTGTCTGAAGAGATAAAGAAGTgtgttctgctctgtttgtgtcattgtAGTACAGTTTGTACATGCGTGTCAAACTGATGCATATGTGCAACATGAATCATCTTTAGGGTGATTTGAAGCATCCTTCAAATGTGCAAATGTGTCCTTCTCAGTATCTTTCCATGTTAGCACAGACTGACTAATGATGTGATTAGACCTCTGTGTGAACCACACTGTTGCAGCACTCATTGTTTTGTGCATCATGTGGTTTGTGTTTAAACTGGCTGTGACTTTTGGGTGTCTTCCTGctaacagctgcagcacagacgGAGAGAGGCGAAGCAGACGGAGCGAGCACTCTGGCACTGGTCCCTCACTCTTCAGGCCAAGGTAACACCTGCCTCCACATTCTTCTGTCTTTAACATAGAATTACACTAACAGATTTTGAAGTGTGTTGCTGTTGCTTTGTGAACATGCTGCAGGTGCTGTATGGATGGAAGCTATGGGTGACAGAGCAGTGCAGGAAGCGAGAGCAGATGGCCAGAGCTGCACAGGTCTACAGAGACCAGCTGCTGAGGGAGGGCGTGACGTGCATTCTCACATACGCTGCTCATATGAATGATCTTACAACCAGTCTAACGCTGCACAGCCAGGAACAAGTGAGTGTGTTTTATATGATGTTTTTTAGACATTGGATTTAAGTATCATTCCATCATGTCTGCCTGCAGAGATCACAGCGTCTCAGCAGAGTCGTGAAACGTTGTGCCATGCGGTGGAAGCAGCGGGCACTGTGTAAACCACAAAGAGAGCAGGAGGTCAGAGCACCGCCGATGAAGAAGAATGTGACCTTCTGTTCGACTGCACCCACACTGAGCAGATTTCCATCGTCTGACTCAGCGGGACAAGAAGCTGAGGACGAAGTGCTTAGcaagctgtgagtgtgtgcatcaGTCTGTCAGGCTGTGAAACTGTGCTTAGCACATAACCCACTGAGTTTCTTATTTTCTGCAGGCTTCTGACCAGAGTGCCTCGGCGTCAGCCACGTCGCTCCAAAGATCTCTTAGAGTCTCCACTCAAAATGATGTCACAGGAAGGGTAAATAAATTCTTAATAAATTTGCCCCACGTCATGGTTAACGTCAGTCATGGACACTTACAAACATGTGTTTCTTTTCTATACAGAGAACAAAACCAGTCTGGTACTGAAGCAGCTCCCAAAGGCTTTGACTCCTGTGGTCCATCACAGAGAAACAATCCTACAGCAGTGTCATATCTCCATCCTTTTAAACCCTCTTCACATATCGCTTCTGCTGTGTCACCCTCTGCACTTCGTCATGTGTCCACAGTGGACTCACCTCAGGACCTCCTTTTACCTCCTTCTGCCTTCATGACCACTGGGACTCAGAATCCAGTAATAATAATTGTTCGTCAATGATGTTGCGTATCATGAGTCAGGTGATATcagatgtttcttttcttttccaagATGGAGGAAACAAGCAGGTCAGGACACCAATTGTCAACTTTGCCAGGTATTGTGACATCCAGTGGAGAGGCTGACATTTGTCATGTAGCAGCTGATCCGGTGTCAGCTCTGACATCAGAACTTCTGAGCATTCAGTTGGACATGAAGAACTTCCAGCAAACCAGAAAGCAGCTCCGGTATCAGTGAAAACAGATGatcctttttgtcttttccatCATCTCTTCTGTCGTCCTtactgatgtgtgatgtgtccGCTTGTCCATTTAGGGCATGGCGAAAGCTGAAAGAAGTTTTAGAGAGTTGGCTGGAGACCAGTGGAAAGGATGAAGACAtggaaaaaaatgctgtttgtCTAGAGTTAAAGGAGGTAATGATATGAGATCATTCAGTCATTGTTTATGTTAAACGTGCTGCATGTTTAACCTGAACTCTTGTCAGCTTGTTAAGCTTCTTAAGACATTAATAAGCAAAAGATATCCAAACAGTTTCATACCACAGTGTAACTGTGCTGCCACCACGAGTTTGAGCAGTAACATTCATGCCATGTGACCAAGTGAACCACAGTCCTAAGAGATGTATAAGCTACATTTCTAGAAATTAGATTTACAATTTTTGGGGGATTTTATATCACTATTTTTATGGAAATAGTGATTTCATGTGTGTTTAGTGGCTGCTTCTTCTGCTTAAATATGTCAATGGGCCGGAAAAGGGCACACTCACTATATATTGTAGATACAGAGCTCATTTTTAATTGATAACCTTATCAGAATAtatttattatcatcattttttGCTAATTGGCCAATGGCGCTTTCTGCTGTGGAATGACCTCACAGACACTACatgttaatattaatgttgttgACTCACAGTCACAGGTGATGTTTTTGATGTTGACAGCTGGAGGAGCGCATCCACAGACTGTCCACTGAGCTGGAAGAACAGAAACCGTCCATGCTGCGGCACACAGAGAGAATCCAGCATTTACAGTCTGTCCTCCACATTTCAGGGGTTTATTTTGTCTGTGGACAAGCAGAAGAGATGGGAACCAATAAGCCAGTGTTTACAACATGACCGGAGACGACACTGACTTAAAACTGAATAACCAGATGGTTTGGACATGGATTTTTACTGAACCTTTATACCTACCTATATGCAATATTCAGATTATTTTTGCTAAATATCATGTGAAATGCCCAAAGACTGACTCGGCACAACTGAAAGAAAATGTTATGGCAACCTTATCTACACTTTAAATCAGTTGGATAGGGGTCGTCCCTGTGACAGATGGTGCTAAAATTTTTTCCATATGTGTGCAAAAAAGTGACTTGACTGTTTTCAGTGGAGCTGCCGTTGCGCAATAGGGTTTCTATTTCCCCTCTTAACACCAGCGCCTCTAATGCTTTGGAAAATCTATGCAGGCAAATAAGAGATTTCGGACTAACAGAGGGAAGAGATTGTCTGATTCTTTGATCCACAGCAGGTCAGAATGCGAGGACTTTATCCTGTTTCACTCTTTTTCATCTTTGTCCAATGTATCGGGGGTGAGTCTTGTTAGGttatttattatcattttttgtTGGTATATGACTGATGTTTCTGTTCTTATGTTATTAAAACGGATTTTTAACAatataaacaacacaaagttGGTTTGAAATGTTGTTTGATCAATGAGTGAACAAAGAAACTCTTCTTAATGCACAAATATGTGTGAAGTTATAACCATTAACTAAATCTGCTTGCCTTGTGTGCATGGTTTGAACTGGTCTTTGCATGACAGCTAAGAAGATGCGATGGTGCACGGTGTCAGATCCTGAACAGAGGAAGTGTGCTGAACTAGCTAAAGCTCTCGTGGCTGTGCTGCCGCCAGCTACTGTGGCAGCTTTTGCCAGATTATCATGCGTACGAGCGTCCAGCACGTTGGACTGCATCAACAGGATCAAGGTGAGCTGGGAGGCAAAAAACAGTCTGCATAGGTGCATGTCCTAAAAATAGAAAGTGTGGAAAAACAGTTGTAATTCAAATCAAATATATATCTCTGTTCTGCGTCAGTTTAGTTTATATTCTTTCATTAAGTACAGTTATGTAACCTCTGCAGAGTCTCACTGATGATAGTGATAATCACTGAAGCAGGATGAATGAGGACAGTGACTAGTGATGCAAAAAGCAACAATAAAGGATGGTACATTCTTAATAATGAGAGGTTGAACAACTGTACAAGGAAAGGCAATTAGAGACGTCTGCCTGTACCATAAAATGTAGACTTGTTTCTGAACAGGTTTGAATTAAAACACAGTTGCATGTAAGTGAATTGTGGGGTTTTTCTTCTTGATACCTCCATAAACACATAATACATGTTAAACTGAAGTGAAGAGCTTCCATTGCTTTCTCTCAGCTCACTCtggtttctgtgtttcaggctAATCGTGCTGATATAGTGAATTTAGATGCAGGAGAACTTTATTCAGCTGTGAAGCAGTTCGACCTCGTTGCCGTCGCCAAGGAGATATACAGTGATGGTATCTACTTCACATTTCCCACATCTATGCAGCAGTAATGTCCGACATGATAtgatataatgtgtgtgtgtgtgtgtgtctgtttatctgCAGGAGGCTGCAttctgtctgtggctgtggTGAAAAACAGCAGCCTGGACATCCGGTCCCTGCGGGGCTCCAGGAGTTGTCACAGTGGGGCCCGATGGACGGCAGGGTGGAGTCTCCCACTTGGCTTCCTGCTGTCACGCAACTACTTGAGCTGGTCAAAAGAGCATCCACTCAGTCAGGGTGAATGGGACTGTGATTCGTctctctattttttttgttccatctGTGATCTGGTTTTTCAGTCCACGacttgtttttctcctctctggcAGACGTCAGTACCTTTTTCAGTGCCAGCTGTATTCCAGGAGCCTCTGCCATGGCACCTCCTCTGTGCACTCTGTGCCGAGGCCAGAAGTCTTACATCCGCCAGAAGAATTACCACTGCGAAACTTCCCACAGCGAGCCCTTCTACAACAACCAGGGAGCCCTCAGGTCAGACACTCAGCTTAGGAAAATcacatttgatttatttcaaATATGTGAAAATCATCAGTGAATCCCTGTTATTTGTTTGTCTCAGATGTCTCAGGAGGGGGGCAGGTGATGTTGCATTTGTGGACCATTTAGCACTTGAAAGCATTGAAGGTAAACAGTGTTAAATCAGTTCAACCATGATCCTAAGAACATATTTTAATTTCCTGTCTGTTCTGCCAGGGAGTGAGCGGGATGAGTTCAGGTTGCTGTGCACTGATGGCACACAGGCTCCTCTCAGCCACTACAGAAACTGCAGTCTGGGTCGTGGTCCAGGAGGGGGCATGGTCACCAGACACAATTTTCGCAAAGTTGTTCGCAAATTTGTCATGATCATCCAGGTAGATATTTTGATTTCCTCACTTTTGCCAACAGACCTAACCCACTTTAAGACTATTTAATCACCATCTATTGATTCCTCAGATGCTTTTTGGTCAACAAGGACGAGAGAGGCAGCGCTTCCAACTCTTCAATTCATCGACTTTTGAAGAAAACGACCTCCTCTTTAAAGATGAGACAGATAAACTGGCCGTTCTGCCAGATGACATGGACGTCAGCCAGGTGCTGGGCCTGGATTATGTTGCTCTCCTCAAAGGTCTTGGGCATGAAGGTGCTTACAGCTACAGATGTGTGGTTCATTTTTATTTCCAAAACAGACAGGCTATGGGATTTGTGGgatcactgactgtgtgtgtgtgcaggaagctCCCTGGAGGACAGTGTTGTGCGATGGTGCTGCATCAGCCACGCAGAGCAGAAGAAATGTGAGCAGTGGGCTCTCAGTATAAAGTCGGACCcgctggtgtgtgtgagagcgacTTCAATGCGGGACTGTATTGAGAAAATTAAGGTACGTCAACCACACTGGAAATATCAAGAGCTTCACCACACAAGTTTCAGTGAcctgttgatttaacacagagGGACGAGGTGGACGCTGTCTCACTGGATGCAACTCACTCATTCATCGCAGGAAAATGTGGTCTTGTTCCGGTGGTGACAGAATATTATGGTAAGAATATTGTACAATAAGTGCACAAACTGGGATATCTGCTATTTTCAGGTTAGATGTTAATCAATGTCTATCTGGTATGTGGGATTCTCTCAGGAAAAGAATGTGTGCCTGCTGAAGGAGCCACTCACTTAGAGGCCGATGGTAAGACAAAGataattgaaaaacaaaaaaaatgtgatcttGGTCCCTGATGGACATGGAATCTCTCCTCAGTGTTGCCCTCAGTGGTGGGTGTAGCAGTTGCAAAGCGCTCCAGCAGGAATATTTTCATCGGGAACCTCGGAGGCCGCCGCTCCTGTCACAGCCACATGTACAGCCCCTCAGGCTGGCTGCTgccatacagacacacattaagTCTGGAGCATAACAGCAGCTCCCCCTGTGATCCAAACCAAGGTACTCTGCCGGACAACTTCTTACAGGAATATTTGCTCTGTGGTTGTGACCTCCTGAGCTCTGcatctctctgtcctcagtgtACAGTGACGTGTTTTGGAAAGGGTGTCTTCCCGGCTCTCAAGGGAATCTATGCAAAGTGTGTATGGGAGGCACGGGGGAGGCCGCCACCAAACGTTGTGCTGACAACCACAATGAGCGTTACTATGGCAACATGGGAGCATTAAGGTATGTGAAGCAGCTTACCTAAGTCCAACATTCAGGGTGTGTTTGGTGTCCACCAGCTCCACCGTGTTTCTCTTTGTGTCTACTGAGTTTCTTTATTACTAAAAATGATCAAAAGATCAGAAGATGTGAGTTAACCGAAATGGGCTGTAAAACATGACGTTACAAGATATAACTGATGCTTTCATTCGTCTTTCTTCATTCATATTCAGGTGCCTGGTAGGAGATCCCAGCGGTAAAAGCTATGGTGATGTGGCCTTCCTTGAGCAATACAACATTCACACCAACATCCTCAGTGAGAATTcgcaacagacagacacacacacgcacacaaacacacacaccgtgtgTATCAGGTTAAAATGTACTTTGTTTACACTGTGCCTCAGGTTTGAGCTCCACTGGATGGGCGGATGGATGGACATTGTCAGACTTTGAGTTGCTGTGTGGTGACGGTCGGCGTGCCCCATTGACAGAGTGGGAGAGTTGTAATCTGGGTAGCATCCCACCAAACACCATCATGACGCGGCCGGTGCTCACTGCTCGAGTGTACGACTTCCTCATGAAGTCACAGGTCAGTCTTTTTCAAATGGGTGAGAGTAGAGTGCACACAAGAGATAATGCTGCCTCTCTGAGGCTGACCGGAAAGAGGCAAAAGTGTAaaataacttcttttttttaccatatAGGAAACTTTGGCAGCAAACCCGAACACAGAGTTCAGGCTCTTTGAGTCTCTGAGTTATGGAGAAAGTGATCTTCTGTTTAAAGACGCAACACAGTGTTTTGTCCATACGAGCCATTTGGACTGCCGCTCTATCCTGGGGGAGGAGTTTTACACACACTTAGAGGATGTCTTCAACTGCACCCACTCTGGTACAACTGCAACCACACACACTAGCTTGATTCATGTTTTCCAACAGTATTTATGTTGACATTTATGCCTATTTTGTTTACAACAGATATCTTGGAGTTTTGTAATCAGGATGTGTGCAGCATATTCTGATGGACACAGAAGACAAACAACACTCAGTGCATCTCTTTGTCCACATATTTATTCCATAACGCCCAGCACTGTGGTAACCTCACACACAGATTACTACACTACAGATATATGAATGTTAAATCAGTGTGTAAAACCATGTCTACATTTTTCTGAGCTATGCCTCATGTTCTAATGGCCAGTTATATTACATTAATTTAATACATTCTCACGAATGGTGTAAAATGTGTGTAGAAGCTGATATAAACAGtcaatttatacattttaatttagtGTTAAAGATTTTGTATAATAAATAATCTCAGGCTTTTTAAGAAATATACAACAGACCTCTGTTAAAATGCGGAAGCTTTGAAATATACACAGGAAAGCTGATCACACATATCTCACAGCTACTGTTTTATATGTTATTTGTGCACTGTATACTGTTTAATCATATTGTTTCCTCTATCACTTGTTTATTAAAGTTTAAACCAACACAAATAACAAGGGTACTGTGGATCAGTGTATAAATAATTAATACTATATAAAGTCGGCATAGAGATTAAAATTGATTTTAAACCTCAACCATGGACCGCGTATGAAAGATGGACACAGCCAGCGTGACATCACCCATTAGTTTGTTTTTCATACAACGTCATACATTTTTAGTAGATAGAATAACTAGTGCCCAACTTGAAATTAACAATCAACACGGCAGTCATTCACTGCTGGTGCCCTTTGTACTGCAATATAACTCCTCTACAAGATAATTTGACTACAACTCCCAGGCTACAGCGATGTTTCGTGTTACGTTAAATCAGGTACTTCCTGTTGCTGTGTGAAAAAGGTTCCTATCTTATATCAGTTTGCAGCAGGTTGTCATGTTTATTCAACAACTTCAAGGGTGCTGACCCTTCTTTCTGTTGCTAGCTGTAGAAAGTAGGAACAGTTACACCGTATCCACCGCTGAACGTCATAATGAAGGTAAAGCTGCCAACGTACTTGAACAgagttagctaactagctaacggTGACCGGTTTGAACATGGAATAATAAAGGGCAGATGGGATGTTTTTCCTGTGTTGTTATATTTTATCTGTTTATGTGTTCAACTTTTGCAGACACTAAGGCGTTGTAAACTGTAATTAAAAGGTTGTCAGGTCAGTGTGTTAGCATACCTTGATAGCTACCTGACGGCTAGCTTTCACGTAGCGAGTTGACACCGCCCCTCCGTGGAAAGAACAGGTAAAAAtaaaggtgtgtttgtttttgtcctgcTGTAG
This window encodes:
- the sfi1 gene encoding protein SFI1 homolog isoform X1, which encodes MNVICFLTYQKFKGKIMENNDKKPGSVRLRPSCVRFGNETKQVRKIQTRKIPYRVGYSWNKGGRQKELRIRHLARKFLKIWVQNTFGRILPHQAKSHYKSRVLRRVFGGWKDEWWTSRREWSLMMRAECHHRYYLYNWTLHSWRRFILLQREKKTKVQIAQSFADNKLMHEVWDRWECFTEMRRIKNQMLESALEQNRLSTMHSAWSMWQTRLQQRRDFYILEERALKHKALTLQRRSWHQWKEMHMAACCQKEKACKAALHFTLTLKRRTLHQWISYVCSRQNKTRTQAVAQRACRLLLLRKCWSKWSNALDGKHAKETRLQAADCLAAQCIQRRALEHWKAYVVLCREEADQNQRASQHHHHSLLRAGLQGLSLNVMWNKAHRLNNNMAVQHRQQMMKSKYWKLWQESLEQAEDQSFQPLAEMAVNNYSVSLLSSCFHHWREKLALQRHMQELEHRADICFAERLLPLCFKLWVEFTLQRRLREQRRHRAEVYNRQRQYSWVFYTWWGRSEKHREEMLSERMAILHEERGHMQRAWAQWRLRTELQLKDTEKQEVSHRLYLQKLLHKTMIEWKDNSTEIRDRRNRELQACRQGDLRCLRSAIEKWKKFVQCQREKKSKLDQMQSYHEATLLKQAFVGWKKHHLQMSQIYVHAEELYREQTQSFLRDVVTKWRENAVLLAKVRVSEGRAQEHFQRVLKLKVFLAWSKVTACAVSKRHQQGETLSRARRSIHEVRLLQVFRKWRKQTREARRERKCMEKARRHHNSKLLSNTLKAWNKHRYLHQRNKVMKRQGILLLRLKMYQTYFELWRVKLQHRRREAKQTERALWHWSLTLQAKVLYGWKLWVTEQCRKREQMARAAQVYRDQLLREGVTCILTYAAHMNDLTTSLTLHSQEQRSQRLSRVVKRCAMRWKQRALCKPQREQEVRAPPMKKNVTFCSTAPTLSRFPSSDSAGQEAEDEVLSKLLLTRVPRRQPRRSKDLLESPLKMMSQEGEQNQSGTEAAPKGFDSCGPSQRNNPTAVSYLHPFKPSSHIASAVSPSALRHVSTVDSPQDLLLPPSAFMTTGTQNPMEETSRSGHQLSTLPGIVTSSGEADICHVAADPVSALTSELLSIQLDMKNFQQTRKQLRAWRKLKEVLESWLETSGKDEDMEKNAVCLELKELEERIHRLSTELEEQKPSMLRHTERIQHLQSVLHISGVYFVCGQAEEMGTNKPVFTT
- the sxph gene encoding saxiphilin-like isoform X2; its protein translation is MRGLYPVSLFFIFVQCIGAKKMRWCTVSDPEQRKCAELAKALVAVLPPATVAAFARLSCVRASSTLDCINRIKANRADIVNLDAGELYSAVKQFDLVAVAKEIYSDGGCILSVAVVKNSSLDIRSLRGSRSCHSGARWTAGWSLPLGFLLSRNYLSWSKEHPLSQDVSTFFSASCIPGASAMAPPLCTLCRGQKSYIRQKNYHCETSHSEPFYNNQGALRCLRRGAGDVAFVDHLALESIEGSERDEFRLLCTDGTQAPLSHYRNCSLGRGPGGGMVTRHNFRKVVRKFVMIIQMLFGQQGRERQRFQLFNSSTFEENDLLFKDETDKLAVLPDDMDVSQVLGLDYVALLKGLGHEGSSLEDSVVRWCCISHAEQKKCEQWALSIKSDPLVCVRATSMRDCIEKIKRDEVDAVSLDATHSFIAGKCGLVPVVTEYYGKECVPAEGATHLEADVLPSVVGVAVAKRSSRNIFIGNLGGRRSCHSHMYSPSGWLLPYRHTLSLEHNSSSPCDPNQVYSDVFWKGCLPGSQGNLCKVCMGGTGEAATKRCADNHNERYYGNMGALRCLVGDPSGKSYGLSSTGWADGWTLSDFELLCGDGRRAPLTEWESCNLGSIPPNTIMTRPVLTARVYDFLMKSQETLAANPNTEFRLFESLSYGESDLLFKDATQCFVHTSHLDCRSILGEEFYTHLEDVFNCTHSDILEFCNQDVCSIF
- the sfi1 gene encoding protein SFI1 homolog isoform X2; the protein is MMRAECHHRYYLYNWTLHSWRRFILLQREKKTKVQIAQSFADNKLMHEVWDRWECFTEMRRIKNQMLESALEQNRLSTMHSAWSMWQTRLQQRRDFYILEERALKHKALTLQRRSWHQWKEMHMAACCQKEKACKAALHFTLTLKRRTLHQWISYVCSRQNKTRTQAVAQRACRLLLLRKCWSKWSNALDGKHAKETRLQAADCLAAQCIQRRALEHWKAYVVLCREEADQNQRASQHHHHSLLRAGLQGLSLNVMWNKAHRLNNNMAVQHRQQMMKSKYWKLWQESLEQAEDQSFQPLAEMAVNNYSVSLLSSCFHHWREKLALQRHMQELEHRADICFAERLLPLCFKLWVEFTLQRRLREQRRHRAEVYNRQRQYSWVFYTWWGRSEKHREEMLSERMAILHEERGHMQRAWAQWRLRTELQLKDTEKQEVSHRLYLQKLLHKTMIEWKDNSTEIRDRRNRELQACRQGDLRCLRSAIEKWKKFVQCQREKKSKLDQMQSYHEATLLKQAFVGWKKHHLQMSQIYVHAEELYREQTQSFLRDVVTKWRENAVLLAKVRVSEGRAQEHFQRVLKLKVFLAWSKVTACAVSKRHQQGETLSRARRSIHEVRLLQVFRKWRKQTREARRERKCMEKARRHHNSKLLSNTLKAWNKHRYLHQRNKVMKRQGILLLRLKMYQTYFELWRVKLQHRRREAKQTERALWHWSLTLQAKVLYGWKLWVTEQCRKREQMARAAQVYRDQLLREGVTCILTYAAHMNDLTTSLTLHSQEQRSQRLSRVVKRCAMRWKQRALCKPQREQEVRAPPMKKNVTFCSTAPTLSRFPSSDSAGQEAEDEVLSKLLLTRVPRRQPRRSKDLLESPLKMMSQEGEQNQSGTEAAPKGFDSCGPSQRNNPTAVSYLHPFKPSSHIASAVSPSALRHVSTVDSPQDLLLPPSAFMTTGTQNPMEETSRSGHQLSTLPGIVTSSGEADICHVAADPVSALTSELLSIQLDMKNFQQTRKQLRAWRKLKEVLESWLETSGKDEDMEKNAVCLELKELEERIHRLSTELEEQKPSMLRHTERIQHLQSVLHISGVYFVCGQAEEMGTNKPVFTT
- the sxph gene encoding saxiphilin-like isoform X1 — encoded protein: MRGLYPVSLFFIFVQCIGAKKMRWCTVSDPEQRKCAELAKALVAVLPPATVAAFARLSCVRASSTLDCINRIKANRADIVNLDAGELYSAVKQFDLVAVAKEIYSDGGCILSVAVVKNSSLDIRSLRGSRSCHSGARWTAGWSLPLGFLLSRNYLSWSKEHPLSQDVSTFFSASCIPGASAMAPPLCTLCRGQKSYIRQKNYHCETSHSEPFYNNQGALRCLRRGAGDVAFVDHLALESIEGSERDEFRLLCTDGTQAPLSHYRNCSLGRGPGGGMVTRHNFRKVVRKFVMIIQMLFGQQGRERQRFQLFNSSTFEENDLLFKDETDKLAVLPDDMDVSQVLGLDYVALLKGLGHEGSSLEDSVVRWCCISHAEQKKCEQWALSIKSDPLVCVRATSMRDCIEKIKRDEVDAVSLDATHSFIAGKCGLVPVVTEYYGKECVPAEGATHLEADVLPSVVGVAVAKRSSRNIFIGNLGGRRSCHSHMYSPSGWLLPYRHTLSLEHNSSSPCDPNQVYSDVFWKGCLPGSQGNLCKVCMGGTGEAATKRCADNHNERYYGNMGALRCLVGDPSGKSYGDVAFLEQYNIHTNILSLSSTGWADGWTLSDFELLCGDGRRAPLTEWESCNLGSIPPNTIMTRPVLTARVYDFLMKSQETLAANPNTEFRLFESLSYGESDLLFKDATQCFVHTSHLDCRSILGEEFYTHLEDVFNCTHSDILEFCNQDVCSIF